CGGCGCGCCTATCCGTCGCAACTGCCCTGGTATGTCGATTCCATGGCCCAGGCGCGCCACGGCATGGATGCACAGGCCATGCGCGCCTTCTGCCCCACCTGGACCGAAGACCAGCTGCGCCTGCGCGCCCAGTGGCTGCACACCTGCGACGAGCGCGCGGTGATCGCCAGCTTCGAGGGCTTTCATGCCGACGATATCCACGTCGACCTGCCGGACCTGCGCGCGCCGGGGCTGCTGATCACGGCCGAGCGCGGCGACGTGGTGCGCGACGACGATGTGGCCGAGATCCGCCGCCTGGCGCCCGGCGTGGCGCACGTGCGGGTGGCCGGCGCCGGCCACATGATTCCGTGGGACAACGAGGCGGGCTTTTACGCCGCGTTCGGCGATTTCCTGGGCGCCGCCCTTTGACTGGGAGCCAACCATGCCTGTAAGCGATCATGAAATGATCAGTGCCTGGAAACAGGTGCTGACCCTGTCCAGGCTGCAAGCCGGCCAGACGGTCACCATCCTGACCAGCGCCGCCACCCATCCGCAGAACCTGTCCGCGGCCCTGATCGCCGCCCAGTCGATGGGCGCGGTGGTCAACCGGCTGGACCTGCCGCCCGTCAACGGCGACAAGGCGCTCAGCCGCGATTCGCTGGCCTACCTGGGCACCACCCCGCTGACCGGCAACCAGGCCGCCATCGCCGCCCTGAAAGCCAGCGACCTGGTGCTGGACCTGATGACGCTGCTGTTTTCACCCGAGCAGCACGAGATCCTGCAGACCGGAACCAGGATACTGCTGGCGGTCGAGCCGCCCGAGGTGCTGGCGCGCCTGGTGCCCACCGAGGCCGACCGCACGCGCGTCAAGCGCGCCGCCGGGCGCCTGTCGCAGGCGCGCGAGATGACGGTGGTGTCGGATGCCGGCACCGACCTGCGCTGCCCGCTGGGCGAATTTCCGGCCATCAGCGAGTACGGCTTCGTCGACGAGCCCGGCCGCTGGGACCACTGGCCCAGCGGATTCGTGCTGACCTTTCCGAACGAGGGCGGCGCCAGCGGCACCATTGTGCTCGATCGCGGCGACATCCTGCTGCCGCAGAAGTGCTACGTGGCCGAGCCGGTGCGCCTGACGGTGGAAAACGGCTATGCCACCCGCATCGAGGGCGGCGTGGACGCCGAGCTGCTCAGCGAATATGTGGCGTCGTTCAACGACCCCGAGGCCTATGCCATTTCACATATCGGCTGGGGCCTGCAGCCGCGCGCGCACTGGACCACCCTGGGCCTGTACGACCGCGAGGCCACCATCGGCATGGACGCGCGCGCCTACGAGGGCAATTTCCTGTTCTCGCTAGGCCCCAACAACGAGGCGGGCGGCAAGCGCACCACCACCTGCCACATCGACATCCCGCTGCGCCGCTGCACCGTCAGGCTCGACGGCGTGGACGTGGTGGCGCGCGGCAAGGTGCTGGACGGGGGCGAGGCATGAGCGTGGACAGGGAAGTCGGCACGTATCGCCGCCAGGGATTCGGCGCGGCGCTGGAGCTGAAGGCGCCCGTGGGCCTGTTGATCGTCGATTTCGTCAATGGATTCGCCGACCCGGCCGTGTTCGGCGGCGGCAATATCGCGCCGGCCATTGCGTGCACCGTGCCGCTGCTGCGGCATGCCCGCGCGCGAGGATGGGCGGTGGCGCACAGTCGCATCGTGTACGCCGACGACGACGCCGACCACAATATTTTCAGCCTGAAGGTGCCGGGCATGCTGACCTTGAAAGAAGCCAGCCACGCCAGCGCCATCGTGCCCGAACTGGCGCCGCAGGGCGGCGAACTGGTGGTGCGCAAGACCGTGCCCTCGGCCTTTTTCGGCACCGGGTTGTCGGCCTGGCTGGCGCAGCGCGGCGTGCAGACCCTGGCAGTGGCCGGCGCGGTCACCAGCGGCTGCGTGCGCGCCAGCGTGGTCGACGCCATGTCGTACGGCCTGCGGCCGCTGGTCGTATCCGACTGCGTGGGCGACCGCGCCCAGGCGCCGCACGAGGCCAGCCTGTTCGACATGGAACAGAAATACGCCGCGGTCATGCCGCGCGACCAGGCGCTGGCGGCGCTGGACAGCCTGTAGGAGTCCGCTGAGGCAGAAACAGGTGTCTGACTCCCGCAAGGGTGTCAGACACCGTACGACTGAGACGGCTGCGGCCTACAGCGGTGTCAGGCACCTGGCGGAGCCTGACACCTGGGTGTCTCAAACGGGATACACCAGGTCGTTGGCCAGGATGGCGGTGTCGTACACCACCTGCCTTTCCCGCAGCTTCAAGGCGCCTTCCACCCGCGCGTAGCGGTCGTGGAACACGCCGGCCAGGTGCAGGGTGGACGGCCCTTCCACCAGGGTCTGCAGCAGCAGGAAGCTGGCGGTGGCGATGACTTCGCCGTGTTCTGTTTCCTGCGTGACCCGGGTGTTGCCCAGCACGTGCAGCATGTGGCGTGGCGCGAACATCTGGGTGCGCGCGATCGCCACCGCGCGGTCGTGCATCATGTCGCGCCCTTCGGCATACACCAGGCCCACGGGCAGGCCGCGTTCGGCGTTTTCGCGGGCGGTGACCCGGTACAGCGCGTCTTCGGTGAAGAATTCCGGCCAGCGTTCGACCTGGCCGCCGTCCAGCACGGCGCAATAGTCGGCGTTGAATTCCTCGATCTCGAGCTTCAGCGCGATGGCGCGCGCGGGATCGATGCGGCGTTCGGGATAGGCAAGCGGCAGGCTCATCATGCGTGCTCCACCGAAAAGCCCATGACCTGGCGGTAATAGGCGTACATCGAGCGGATGGCGGCTTCGGAGATCAGCGTGTCCGAGGTGCCCAGCTTGCCCGACTCCAGTTTCAGCACATTGGTGCCGGTGCTGGCGCGCCGCACCCCTTCCTGCACGAATTTCATGGCTTCGTTGTCCTCCAGGCCCAAAAAGCCGGCCGGCCCCATCAGGTTGCCCTGGCGCAGCCGGTGGCGCTCCATCTCGGGCGTGTCGTCGGCGTAGCCGAACATGGTCCATTGCATGATCATGCTGTCGGGTCCGTTGGGCACGATCTGCCGCACGCCCAAGGTGTTCATCTCGCGCTGCACGATCAGGTTCGGCCAGACGGTCTGCATGGTGACCGACCAGGGTGAATCGAATTCCTTCACGAATTCCAGGAAGCGGTCGTCGCGCAGCGACAGCCCGTCGTGGAACGAGCGCATTTCTTTCTTGTTCTCGTCGCTGACCTTGGCGTATTTGTCTTCGCTCTTGGCCGAGGCCATGGTGCCGTGCCGCCCGTGCACCGTATCGACCAGCATGGCCGATTTGTTGCCGGCCACCAGCAGGCCGAACACCACCAGGAACGAATGCAGCAGCGTGGCGTGATAGGGGTCCTTCAGGTTCTCGTGGTACATCTTCCAGTTGCAGGGCAGTTCATTGCGGTAATAGCCCAGCACCTTCAGCGGCTTGCCCGGGAACACCGTGTCGAAGTCGGCCAGGATCTCCGGTGTCAGGTATTGCTCGATCGGTTCGGTCTGGTCCGAGTACGAGGCGAAAATCACGCCATGGCGGGTGGTCACGCGCAGCTTGCGCAGGCCGTGCTCTTCGTTGCGGAAGTCCCTGGGCATGCCGCCCGCGCGGTTCACGCCGCGCTTGAACGGAATGCCCTGCAGGTTGCCTTTCAAGTCGTACGACCACTGGTGGTACGGGCACACGAACTCCTTCGCATTGCCCTGGCTGTGGCGGCAGAATTCGGCGCCGCGGTGCGCGCAGCGGTTCTCGAACACATTCACCGAGCCGTCTTCGGCGCGCGACACCACCACCGGCGTCGGCCCCACATAAGAGCGCTTGTAGTCGCCTGGCTCGGGAATTTCGGCTTCCAGCGCCACGTAGTTCCAGGTGTCGCCATGGAAGATGGCGTCGATTTCTTTCTCGTACACGGCCGAACTGGTGTAGACCCAGTCGGGAATGGCGTGCAGGGCATCCGCGGGCCAGATGCAGTCTTCCAGGGCGGCATCCTTGGCCGCCAGGGTGCGGCCGATGACGGTTTGCGATTGATACATGGAACGGGCTCCAGTCCAGACGTAAGAAGAAGGGTCAGGCGCCGGCGGCCGCGGCCTGGCAGGCCTTGACCAGCGGCTTGAGCGGCTCGGCCGCGTCGGCGAAGCGCAGGGGGTCGATCGGCAGCCCGCGCTCGAACAGCACCCGCAGCTGCCGCAGGTCGCCGCCGGCATTGACGGCAATGCCGTGCACCGGCACCCCGTCGCGCTGGCCGATCCAGACGAAGCGCGGGGCCTCGTCGGCGGGGTCGGCGTGGCCGCGGCAGGCGTAGGCCAGCCCGGGCTGCGGCATGCCCAGTATCTGCACATTGCAGCCGTACTGGTCGGTCCAGAACCACGGATAGGCGGGTTCGGGTCGCGGCAGGCCCAGCAGGCCCGCCGCGGCGGCGCGCGCCTGCTCGTTGGCGTTCTGCCACGACTCCAGCCTCAGGCTGGCGCCCAGCGCCGCGCGGTGCTGGGTGGCGCAATCGCCCGCCGCATAGACATGCGGGTCGCTGGTGCGGCAGGCGGCGTCGACCTGGATGCCGCCGGTGCCGGCGTCGATGGCCAGCCCGGCCGCGCGCGCCAGGTCTACGGAAGGCACCAGCCCGATGGCGACCACCAGCACGTCGGCGCGCAGCCCGGTGCCGTCTTCCAGGGTGATCCGGGCCGGCGCGCCGGGCTCGATGCGCTGCACCCGGCAGCCCAGGTGCAGCGCGACGCCGGCCTGCCGCGCGCGCGCGGCCAGCCAGCCGGAAAAGGCCTCGGGCAGGGCGCGTTCGAGCAGGCGCGGCGCGGTTTCCAGCAGGGTGACTTGCGCGCCCAGCGCGCGCGCCGTCGACGCGACCTCCAGCCCCAGAAAGCCGCCGCCCACCACCACGACCGCCGCGCCGGGACGCAGCGCCCGCCGCAGCGCGGCCGCGTCATCCAGGGTGCGGATGTAGTGCACGCCCGCCGTGCCGCGCGGCAGCGCGGGCAGTTCGCGCGCCTGGCCGCCGGTGGCCAGCAGGCAGCGGTCATAGTGCAGGCTGCGTCCATCGGCCAGGCGCAGCGCGCGGGCGGCGGGGTCCAGCGCCCGCACCGGCGTGCCGGTGATCAGCCGCACGTCGCGCGCGCGGTAAAAATCGGCCGGGTGCACAGCGGTGGCCGCGGCGGCGGCCTCGTCCTGCAGCACTGCCTTGGACAGCGGCGGGCGCTCATAGGGCGGGTGGGGTTCCTGGCCGACCAGTGTCAGCGTGCCCGTGTAGCCCAGTTCGCGCAGCGTGGCGGCCGCCACGGCGCCGGCCTGTCCGGCGCCAGCGATCACAATGGACGAGGGGGTTTCCATGCCGGTCTCTTGGTGTGGACGGATCAGCCGTCGAGGTCGACCAGGATGTCGCCGTTGTCGACCCTGACCGGATAGACGCGGATATCGCTGGTGGCGGGGGCGCACATGGCGCGGCCGGTGCGGATGTCGAACCTGGCCTGGTGCAGCGGGCATTCGATGCAGCCGTCTTCCAGAAAGCCATCCGACAGCAGCGCGTAGGCGTGCGTACAGACGTTGTCGGACACGAAGAACTCGCCGTCGCTGCGATACAGGGCAAGCTGCGCCTGCGCAACCGAGACCGGCAGGATCTCGTCGTCGTCTTCCAGTTGGTCGGTGGTGGCGATCTTGGTCCAGGTCATGGCGATTTATATATTCAGTGTGCTGAGTAAATATGCACAGTGTACTGCCTATAAATTGGAAATCGGGCTTAGGGATTTCCCGAAGCGGGGAGGCCGCCGCGGCTGGCCGGGGCCGGCCTTGGCGCGCGTGTGTCCGTTGCGGCGAAAGCCGCGCAAATAAAGGCGCTGCGGCGCATTGAATGGTTAGCCGGAAAGGCCGGCATCGGGCCTGGAAAAGCACGGCGTCGTTGCGGGAAATGCCTCGTTGACACTCAAAAAATCTATCAGTATGCTGAATAAAACGTCAGCATACTGCTTTTTTTAACGTGGCCTTGACCCTGAACAAACCGCGCGCAAGCGCGGCCGGCCAGGCCCCGCGGTAGCGGCGGTTCGTGTTTGTGCAAGCCTTCTTTTTCTTTATAAGCCGGCAGGCATCCAGAAACTCGCCGGTGTCACCACAGACCGTTCTTCGGAACGATTATCGGAAAGACCAGGAGCTATTCATGCAACGACGCCGTTTTCTTGCCCAAGCCGCCGGCGCCGCCGGCGCCGGGCTGGCCTCTGCCAGCCTGCCCGCGCTGGCGCAAAGCAGTCCGGCCGTGCGCTGGCGCATGTCGACCAGCTGGCCCAGAAGCCTGGACACCATCTACGGCTCGGCCGATGAACTCTGCCAGCGCGTGTCGCAGCTTACCGACGGCAAGTTCGAGATCCGCGCGTTTCCGGGCGGCGAGCTGGTGCCGTCGCCGCAGAACATGGATGCGGTCAGCAACGGCACGGTGGAATGCAACCACGTGCTCAGCACCATGTTCGTGGGCAAGAACACCGCGCTGACGTTCGACACCGGCCTGTCGTTCGGCCTGAACGCGCGCCAGCACAATGCCTGGATCCACTACGGCGGCGGCCTGCAGCAGCTGCGCAAGCTGTACAAGAAGTACAACATCGTCAACCACGTCTGTGGCAACGTCGGCGTGCAGATGGGCGGCTGGTACCGCAAAGAGATCAATTCGGTGGCCGACCTGCAGGGGCTCAGCATGCGCATCGGCGGCATCGGCGGCATGGTGCTGTCCAAGCTGGGCGCGGTGCCGCAGCAGATTCCGCCGGGCGACATCTACCCCGCGCTGGAAAAAGGCACCATCGACGCGGCCGAATGGATCGGCC
This genomic window from Bordetella petrii contains:
- a CDS encoding 2,5-dihydroxypyridine 5,6-dioxygenase translates to MPVSDHEMISAWKQVLTLSRLQAGQTVTILTSAATHPQNLSAALIAAQSMGAVVNRLDLPPVNGDKALSRDSLAYLGTTPLTGNQAAIAALKASDLVLDLMTLLFSPEQHEILQTGTRILLAVEPPEVLARLVPTEADRTRVKRAAGRLSQAREMTVVSDAGTDLRCPLGEFPAISEYGFVDEPGRWDHWPSGFVLTFPNEGGASGTIVLDRGDILLPQKCYVAEPVRLTVENGYATRIEGGVDAELLSEYVASFNDPEAYAISHIGWGLQPRAHWTTLGLYDREATIGMDARAYEGNFLFSLGPNNEAGGKRTTTCHIDIPLRRCTVRLDGVDVVARGKVLDGGEA
- a CDS encoding isochorismatase family protein codes for the protein MDREVGTYRRQGFGAALELKAPVGLLIVDFVNGFADPAVFGGGNIAPAIACTVPLLRHARARGWAVAHSRIVYADDDADHNIFSLKVPGMLTLKEASHASAIVPELAPQGGELVVRKTVPSAFFGTGLSAWLAQRGVQTLAVAGAVTSGCVRASVVDAMSYGLRPLVVSDCVGDRAQAPHEASLFDMEQKYAAVMPRDQALAALDSL
- a CDS encoding aromatic-ring-hydroxylating dioxygenase subunit beta encodes the protein MSLPLAYPERRIDPARAIALKLEIEEFNADYCAVLDGGQVERWPEFFTEDALYRVTARENAERGLPVGLVYAEGRDMMHDRAVAIARTQMFAPRHMLHVLGNTRVTQETEHGEVIATASFLLLQTLVEGPSTLHLAGVFHDRYARVEGALKLRERQVVYDTAILANDLVYPV
- a CDS encoding aromatic ring-hydroxylating dioxygenase subunit alpha, yielding MYQSQTVIGRTLAAKDAALEDCIWPADALHAIPDWVYTSSAVYEKEIDAIFHGDTWNYVALEAEIPEPGDYKRSYVGPTPVVVSRAEDGSVNVFENRCAHRGAEFCRHSQGNAKEFVCPYHQWSYDLKGNLQGIPFKRGVNRAGGMPRDFRNEEHGLRKLRVTTRHGVIFASYSDQTEPIEQYLTPEILADFDTVFPGKPLKVLGYYRNELPCNWKMYHENLKDPYHATLLHSFLVVFGLLVAGNKSAMLVDTVHGRHGTMASAKSEDKYAKVSDENKKEMRSFHDGLSLRDDRFLEFVKEFDSPWSVTMQTVWPNLIVQREMNTLGVRQIVPNGPDSMIMQWTMFGYADDTPEMERHRLRQGNLMGPAGFLGLEDNEAMKFVQEGVRRASTGTNVLKLESGKLGTSDTLISEAAIRSMYAYYRQVMGFSVEHA
- a CDS encoding NAD(P)/FAD-dependent oxidoreductase, encoding METPSSIVIAGAGQAGAVAAATLRELGYTGTLTLVGQEPHPPYERPPLSKAVLQDEAAAAATAVHPADFYRARDVRLITGTPVRALDPAARALRLADGRSLHYDRCLLATGGQARELPALPRGTAGVHYIRTLDDAAALRRALRPGAAVVVVGGGFLGLEVASTARALGAQVTLLETAPRLLERALPEAFSGWLAARARQAGVALHLGCRVQRIEPGAPARITLEDGTGLRADVLVVAIGLVPSVDLARAAGLAIDAGTGGIQVDAACRTSDPHVYAAGDCATQHRAALGASLRLESWQNANEQARAAAAGLLGLPRPEPAYPWFWTDQYGCNVQILGMPQPGLAYACRGHADPADEAPRFVWIGQRDGVPVHGIAVNAGGDLRQLRVLFERGLPIDPLRFADAAEPLKPLVKACQAAAAGA
- a CDS encoding non-heme iron oxygenase ferredoxin subunit, which gives rise to MTWTKIATTDQLEDDDEILPVSVAQAQLALYRSDGEFFVSDNVCTHAYALLSDGFLEDGCIECPLHQARFDIRTGRAMCAPATSDIRVYPVRVDNGDILVDLDG
- a CDS encoding TRAP transporter substrate-binding protein; this encodes MQRRRFLAQAAGAAGAGLASASLPALAQSSPAVRWRMSTSWPRSLDTIYGSADELCQRVSQLTDGKFEIRAFPGGELVPSPQNMDAVSNGTVECNHVLSTMFVGKNTALTFDTGLSFGLNARQHNAWIHYGGGLQQLRKLYKKYNIVNHVCGNVGVQMGGWYRKEINSVADLQGLSMRIGGIGGMVLSKLGAVPQQIPPGDIYPALEKGTIDAAEWIGPYDDEKLGFNKVAPFYYSPGWFEGSASITTMVNDKAWDALPPAYQAAFECACGEQTMKMLANYDARNPLALRKLIAGGAKLRFFPKEVMDAVYKASQELWVELSEKNPDFKAIYPDWKKFQADEASWFRVAENALDNYTFAAVTRSHSK